A window of the Thalassoglobus sp. JC818 genome harbors these coding sequences:
- a CDS encoding FHA domain-containing protein, which yields MALVTIQVIQGHEAGVVLRDLETPFTIGREEENEVQLNDERISRFHAKVQGNEDALIITDLDSTNGTRVNGHYTKMRMIQPGDQIAVGRCLLIVGKPVEIDIAGAGVPIDPDDDSSIFLEDSELVQPAFPGGPPACPDDLNALQAAQVASLIEFARTEVLAALNSISSRTQSDGDQSDEEVKEDVMLPHEAWHRLQSVPGVLARYLNELANPSDH from the coding sequence ATGGCATTGGTCACGATTCAGGTGATTCAGGGGCACGAAGCGGGAGTTGTCTTGCGGGATCTCGAAACGCCGTTCACGATTGGACGCGAAGAAGAGAACGAAGTTCAGCTTAATGATGAGCGGATCAGTCGTTTCCATGCAAAAGTTCAGGGAAACGAAGATGCTTTGATCATCACCGACCTCGACAGCACCAACGGGACTCGGGTAAACGGGCACTACACAAAAATGCGGATGATTCAGCCCGGGGATCAAATCGCGGTCGGCCGCTGTCTGTTGATTGTCGGCAAGCCAGTGGAAATTGACATCGCCGGTGCTGGAGTTCCAATCGATCCGGATGACGATTCCAGCATCTTTCTTGAAGACAGCGAACTTGTTCAACCCGCTTTTCCAGGCGGTCCGCCGGCTTGTCCTGACGACCTGAACGCACTGCAAGCTGCACAAGTCGCCAGCCTGATCGAGTTTGCCAGAACTGAGGTCCTCGCGGCGCTGAACTCGATTTCAAGTCGAACGCAAAGCGACGGCGATCAGAGTGACGAAGAAGTCAAAGAAGACGTCATGCTCCCTCACGAAGCATGGCACCGGTTGCAATCTGTACCGGGCGTACTGGCTCGCTATCTGAACGAGCTGGCCAACCCCTCCGATCATTGA
- a CDS encoding cytochrome c oxidase subunit 3, with the protein MPGSQRSISIPNRYAGGQSLQALRMVGVCVSSAIVAMGLTWLLQRLFGKPNVDHKGLYFPPAFAFSTLILFLGSISLGKALSHVKREQQKPFRKWLLTSLILGSLFMGVQCYALWSLFPNERTYESATVGVTAFVLCLATLHAIHFFVATMFLSLIVTRSWSDRYDHEYFWGVRACAWFWHFLGVVWVAILAVIAIAL; encoded by the coding sequence ATGCCTGGCTCTCAGCGTTCTATTTCAATACCGAACCGATACGCAGGAGGCCAAAGTCTGCAAGCCCTGCGAATGGTCGGTGTCTGCGTCAGTTCAGCCATCGTTGCCATGGGTCTGACATGGCTGTTACAGCGACTCTTCGGAAAACCGAACGTCGACCACAAGGGACTTTACTTTCCTCCCGCTTTCGCGTTCAGCACACTTATTCTCTTTCTCGGCAGCATCTCACTCGGCAAAGCTCTCTCGCACGTGAAACGGGAACAACAGAAACCCTTTCGCAAGTGGCTACTCACCAGCCTGATTCTGGGAAGTCTCTTTATGGGCGTGCAGTGCTACGCTCTCTGGTCGCTGTTTCCGAATGAAAGAACTTACGAGTCAGCAACAGTCGGAGTGACTGCTTTCGTCCTCTGCCTCGCGACGCTCCACGCGATCCACTTTTTTGTGGCGACGATGTTTCTCTCGCTGATCGTCACTCGATCCTGGAGCGATCGGTATGACCATGAGTATTTCTGGGGCGTTCGGGCATGCGCCTGGTTCTGGCACTTTCTGGGGGTCGTCTGGGTCGCGATTCTAGCCGTCATCGCGATCGCCCTGTGA